One Fictibacillus halophilus genomic window, TGAAAGTGCATGGAGGACAAATATCGGTCGCGTCAACATTAGGTCAGGGAAGTACATTTACCGTAAAGTTTCCGGTCATAGAAGATGTATATGTGAATGCCTCCATAACGATGGAAAAAGGACAGAAAGCTGATATTATCATTATTGAAGATGATAGGCATCTTGCAGGACTCATCACCGAAGAATTAATTGAACGAGGCTTTCAAATCGCACAGTTTAACAAAGGTGAAGAAGCTTTACTCATGATCGAGAAGTTACAGCCTGAAGCGATCATATTAGATATTCTTCTAGAAGGTGAGATGGATGGCTGGCAAGTGATTCAGACACTTAAAGCGAATGAGAACACAAAAGACATTCCAATATTCATCTCAACAGCACTTGATGAAAAGCAGCGAGGACTTAACCTAGGTGCTGCAGGATACTTGATCAAACCATATCAACCAAGCCAATTAACTTCGTTTATTCTCCAAGTTTTGCTGAACAAAGAGAAGAACGGACATATTTTAGTACCAGAAGAAAATAATATGAATCAAAATTGAAGTAAAAGCCTGCAAAACGTTTGCAGGCTTTTATATTGAACGTGATTTATATTTTGCTTCTCTTTCAATAAAACCCTGTTTAACATCTATCCATTCTTCTTTAGTGATAGAATACAAAACGGCATTTCGAATATATCCATTAGAAAGTATGCGTTCATTCCTGATTACACCTTCTTTTATTGCACCTAGTCGTTCAATCGCTTTTTGCGAGCGTTCGTTTCGCTCATCTGTTTTAAATTGCACGCGAATAAAGTTTAAGGTTTCAAAGCAATACGTGAGAAGTAGTTGCTTGCAAGTTGAATTAACAAATGTACGCTGATAATCCTTACCATACCACGTTGAGCCTAACTCGCAGGTTCGTTGTGTAGAATTTATTTCATAAAGACGAGTAGTTCCAACGATTTGATTGTTTTTCTTGTTAATAATAGTAAAAGGAAGAGATAATCCTTCTTCACGAAGATGTATTGCATTTTTAACCCAAGTATCCATTTCCTGCTGAGTTTGTATGGTCGATAACATATAATGCCAGTGATCCGAATGATTAATCTGATAAAGGAATACGGAGTGTTCCTTTTCCATAGGAACTAACTGAATGACATTGTTTTCTAATGTAGGAGGAGATGTGAATAATATTGGATTCTTCATGTTTTCATTCCTTAAATGGTTATTTATGTTAATATTTATTAAAATCTAATAGGGAAGGTGAAACAATGGATTTCTTTATTTTAATTATTTTAGTCATTTTTTTGTTCGACGCTGCAAAATTTAGAAAACAAAATGAGACGGTTATTTTACAGAATGAAAAAATGATTGCACTACTAGAAGAAATAAAAAATAAATAATTTATTCTTCTTTGTAAAGGTTGAAAAATTGATAATGATCTTTACCGGTAATCTTTAGAACGAGTTTTTTGTTTTCTTGTAGACTATTAATTTCCCCATCGAACGTTACGGTTATTTGGTTTGGAAACTGATTAATAGAAAAGGTGTATTCGCCAATCTCTGTTTGCTTTTTTTCTTGACCATAACCTGTACTAAGGGTGAACGTCAGTTCCTTCGGTAGTATGTTACTCTCTTCAATATGTGTGAGCTTTAATTGATTTGTACGATCTATAGAAAACGCTGCTTGCCAGTAATCATTTTCTCCAGAATAAACGAGGGAGTCATTTTTGGATGTTGGTCCTTTGTTACTTAAAGTTGGAGCTGAATCTTTAAAGAAAATCGTTAAAACAGAAATAAATCCTATTAATAAAACAGCAGCTAAAATAAGCTTCTTTTTCATTCTCCACCGCTCCTCTCATCCACTACCTAACAGTGTATTCTTTATTTAATGGTGAATTCCTTGTTTCAATTAACTCTAAGAATGGAGGTGGATGCGTGAAAATCAGAAAGTACGAAAGTAAAGATTTTCAGGCTGCTCTTGAGTACTGTTTACCACCACAACAAGCATTATATACGTCCATGCCTGTTGAGGTCCTTAAAACGTTT contains:
- a CDS encoding GNAT family N-acetyltransferase translates to MKNPILFTSPPTLENNVIQLVPMEKEHSVFLYQINHSDHWHYMLSTIQTQQEMDTWVKNAIHLREEGLSLPFTIINKKNNQIVGTTRLYEINSTQRTCELGSTWYGKDYQRTFVNSTCKQLLLTYCFETLNFIRVQFKTDERNERSQKAIERLGAIKEGVIRNERILSNGYIRNAVLYSITKEEWIDVKQGFIEREAKYKSRSI